DNA sequence from the Rhodothermales bacterium genome:
AAACACGATGTTCGGCAGCTGGAAAAAGTAGCTCAGACGCTCGAACAGCGTCGCCGGCTTCTTCTCCGAGCGCATGTCGTAGAGATACAGCGCCATCCGAAACATGAACATCGAGCCCAGGATGGCGATGATGCCGCCGGACCACTCGGTCTGCATCCAGCCGGCGCGAAACGCCGTCAGCACGGCGCCAACGGCCGTCACAAGCGTCACCCGGACCCACATCGGCGCCGGCAGGTGCGCCAGCCCGATCATCGTCAACCCGATCCCGATCAACCACGACCCCCCGACGAGGCCAAACAGCAGCCAGATGCCGGCCAGTGTAAGCCCCACAAAAAACGGCTGACGCCACGACTCGGGCAGCCAGGCGTGCACGACGAAGCCGCCAAAGATCAGCGGCAGAATGTCCTGAAAGCCAAAGCCGTTTTCGACCTGGAAGAGCCGGATGGCCAGGAGCACCAGGGCCAGCTGCGCGGCCACCAGCACGAACTTGCCGCCATCGGTTTTCACCTGGTCGAAAAACGAGGCGCCGGCCAGCGGGCCGGCGGTCGATGCTGAGAGTTTTCCGATCATGCCCCAGACAATAAGTAAATGGTTAATGGTCGATGGTCGATGATCAACAAATGACCATCGATAATTGACAATCGATAATTGACCATTCTCACAGCCCCAGCGCGGCCGCGATCGCCGACCGTTGGGCGTCGTTGCTGCCGGAGTAGAGGGTGCCGCCAATACTATCGCGCACGAGCCGTTCCACATTATGCTCAGCCAGATACCCTTTGCCGCCCATGATCTGGACGGCATCCAGCGAGGCTTTTACGTAGGCTTCGCTCACATACACTTTGTTGACCGACGCGTGGAGCGCGGCCTCGCGGGGCCGGTTATCGAGCGACCACGCGGCACGATAGGTCAGCAGGCGAGCGGCTTCGACACGCATCTTCATATCGGTGATCTTGTGCGAGACCGACTGATACTTGCCGATCTGTTTACCGTCGATTTTGCGGGACCGGGCGTACGTGATGGTCTTGTCGAGCATCTTCTGCATTTGCCCGACCTGGCCGGCCGACAACAGGCTGCGCTCCCACATCATGGCGTGTTCGAACACCGCCGCGCCATCGCCCACCTGGCCCAGCACGGCGTCGGCATCAACGCGGACGTCATCAAACACCAGGCTGCCCACTTCTGTCGTATGCAGACCCATCGTTTCGAGGCTCGGGCCACGACGAATACCGGGTGTCGAGGCATCCAAAACGAACGCGGTGATGCCGCCGGCCGCGCGTTTTTCAGGATCCGTGACGGCGTATACCAGCACGACATCTGCGGACGGCGCGTTGGTCAGCAGCGTCTTCTCGCCGCTGATTCGGTAGCCGTCGCCGTCCTTCACCGCCATCGTCGCCAGGTCGGACCAGCTGGATCCGTCCGGCTCGGCCATCGCGCTTGTGGCGATCTTCGCGCCGTCGGACAGGGCCGGCAGGAACCGCTGCTTCTGCGCCTCGGTGCCAAACGCCACGAGCGGCGCCTGGCAGGAGAGGAGGTGCGAACCCAGGGCCATCAACAGACCCTGGTCCTCGATGCCGATCCCCAGGCCTTCGAGCGCCATCGCCGTGCCGAGCGCGTCGAGGCCGCGGCCGCCGTAGGCCTCCGGTACGAGAAGACCGGGAAGCCGCAGCTCACCGCTTTTTTGCCACAACGCGCGGGAGAACGTGTGCGCGCGGTCGCGGTCGGCGAACGTAGCGTCCTTCAGGTGCTTCTCCGCAAACGTGATGCACTCCTTCTGAATCTGCTTCTGCTCCTTTGTGGGTGACAGTTCCATTAGTCGAGTTCTTTAAGTGCCTGATAATTGATCTTATCCGTCGACGTCTTCGGCAGAGACGGCTGCGACGAAAAGCGGTCCGGAATCATATACTTCGGCAGGTTGTCCGCGCAGAACTTTTTCATTTCAATCATGCCGCGCGGCTTTCCGTCCGACCAGCTCAGGAATGCCTTGATGATGGTGCCGTTTTCGGCGTTAGGCGTGGCCACGACGGCCGCTTCGGTGACCGCCGGGTGACGATACAGGGCGGCCTCGATTTCGCCGAGTTCGACGCGGTAGCCGTTGCGTTTAACCATCCGGTCCCGCCGGCCGACGAAGATGAACACCCCGCCGGCGGCCTCGCGGACGATGTCGCCCGTGTGGTACCAGCGCGTGCCTTCGGCGTCGACGAAATAGGCTTCGGCAGAACGCTCGGGCAGGTTCCAGTAGCCCTGCATCACCGAGCCGCCGGTGATGAGCAGCTCGCCCTCGGCGCCGGGTGCGACGGCCTGATCGTCCAGGTCCACCACCAGCGCCCGATCGTTTTCACACACCGGACCGATGGGGAACGGATCGACCTGATCCTCGGGAATCGTCGGCGGCAGCTTGTAATAGGTGCAGACGTTCGTCTCGGTCGGGCCGTAAAGGTTGTAATACACCGGATGCGGCCACTTCTCGAGCAGGCTTTTGAGGTGCTTGATCGGGAAGACCTCGCCGGCGAAGAATACGACCCGCATCGCGCTGAAGTCGTGTTGATCCAGGTTGCCGTATTCCACCAGGAGCCGCAGGATCGAGGGCGTGGAATACCACACCGTGATCTTACGCTCGGCCGCCATCGGCCCCAGACGCGCCGGCGTCTTGCCCAGGTCCTCGCCGATCAGGATCAGGGTGGCCCCGTGCTGCATCGGCACGTAGATGTCCAGGATCGACAGGTCGAAGTGGAACGGCGCGTGTGACGAAAACCGATCGTCCTCCGTGAAGGCCACGGTGTCCGACGTCCACCGCACAAAGCTCAACGCGCTGGCGTGGGTGTGGATGACGCCCTTCGGCTTGCCCGTCGATCCCGAGGTATACAGGATGTAGGACAGGTTCGCGATGGACGGCTGCGCCGGCTGTTCGCCGGACTTCACCACCCGCACGAGGCTCACCGGAAGCGCGAATCCATCCAGGAAGGACAGCGGATCGACGCTAAGGGTGTAGGTGTCGTCGAACTCGGCTTTCAGCCCCTCAATCAGGTCGTTAGCGACCACGATGCCCTTTACCGCGCAATCCTGGAAGATAAAGGCGTTGCGTCGGGGTGGGGCACCGGGATCGACCGGCACGTAGGCGCCGCCCGATTTGAGGATGCCGAATACGGCCGTGATCGAGGCGATCGACTTGGGCACGTAGATGCCCACCCG
Encoded proteins:
- a CDS encoding acyl-CoA dehydrogenase family protein, producing MELSPTKEQKQIQKECITFAEKHLKDATFADRDRAHTFSRALWQKSGELRLPGLLVPEAYGGRGLDALGTAMALEGLGIGIEDQGLLMALGSHLLSCQAPLVAFGTEAQKQRFLPALSDGAKIATSAMAEPDGSSWSDLATMAVKDGDGYRISGEKTLLTNAPSADVVLVYAVTDPEKRAAGGITAFVLDASTPGIRRGPSLETMGLHTTEVGSLVFDDVRVDADAVLGQVGDGAAVFEHAMMWERSLLSAGQVGQMQKMLDKTITYARSRKIDGKQIGKYQSVSHKITDMKMRVEAARLLTYRAAWSLDNRPREAALHASVNKVYVSEAYVKASLDAVQIMGGKGYLAEHNVERLVRDSIGGTLYSGSNDAQRSAIAAALGL
- a CDS encoding amino acid adenylation domain-containing protein, encoding MQTHHDTLHGLLEHSAARRPAHTAVEDPERNNAVSYGDFNANADRLSEALRRIGVTGGDRVGIYVPKSIASITAVFGILKSGGAYVPVDPGAPPRRNAFIFQDCAVKGIVVANDLIEGLKAEFDDTYTLSVDPLSFLDGFALPVSLVRVVKSGEQPAQPSIANLSYILYTSGSTGKPKGVIHTHASALSFVRWTSDTVAFTEDDRFSSHAPFHFDLSILDIYVPMQHGATLILIGEDLGKTPARLGPMAAERKITVWYSTPSILRLLVEYGNLDQHDFSAMRVVFFAGEVFPIKHLKSLLEKWPHPVYYNLYGPTETNVCTYYKLPPTIPEDQVDPFPIGPVCENDRALVVDLDDQAVAPGAEGELLITGGSVMQGYWNLPERSAEAYFVDAEGTRWYHTGDIVREAAGGVFIFVGRRDRMVKRNGYRVELGEIEAALYRHPAVTEAAVVATPNAENGTIIKAFLSWSDGKPRGMIEMKKFCADNLPKYMIPDRFSSQPSLPKTSTDKINYQALKELD